The Gallus gallus isolate bGalGal1 chromosome W, bGalGal1.mat.broiler.GRCg7b, whole genome shotgun sequence genome window below encodes:
- the LOC124417486 gene encoding uncharacterized protein LOC124417486 — protein MFSVSEWCDIRDHIWDCMTSGGKEEKLLKPLKPLCRAVANTLKARQPERQIAAMAIHAVSNMVSPSTSLIETPVKGLTHPACSSAVELKAAVGCSELEAAEGETAPPPKPTVQQPNTPPAPKEERESDSDSDDDSKDLKVLTERPQCLEVQVHDKIKETSFTGPQALWGQPRGPVVPSAPPPPAAVPSAPPWWSGVIRDAILEGNWEVASKIAYPVVYNQQGSQWEPHDWKLLQQVRKTTSEYGLKSEAAKQIIQWIFTADVNTPADIRNLGKLSLSPSENLLFVAVALRPPR, from the coding sequence ATGTTCAGTGTTTCGGAATGGTGTGATATAAGAGATCATATATGGGACTGCATGACAtctggggggaaggaggaaaagttACTGAAGCCTCTGAAACCACTGTGCCGTGCTGTTGCTAACACCTTGAAGGCCAGGCAGCCAGAACGGCAGATTGCAGCAATGGCCATACACGCTGTATCGAACATGGTTTCTCCATCCACCTCTTTAATAGAGACACCAGTAAAGGGACTTACGCACCCTGCTTGTTCATCTGCTGTGGAGCTTAAGGCTGCAGTAGGTTGCTCTGAGTTGGAAGCAGCTGAAGGGGAAACAGCCCCCCCTCCTAAGCCGACTGTGCAGCAACCAAACACTCCTCCTGCTCCTAAAGAGGAGAGAGAATCAGACAGCGATTCAGATGATGATTCTAAGGACTTGAAAGTATTAACTGAAAGGCCGCAGTGCCTGGAGGTTCAGGTGCATGACAAGATAAAGGAGACTAGCTTTACAGGGCCACAAGCCCTCTGGGGCCAGCCAAGGGGTCCTGTTGTACCAAGCGCACCTCCACCGCCTGCTGCGGTGCCATCAGCCCCACCCTGGTGGTCCGGAGTTATCAGGGATGCAATCCTGGAGGGAAACTGGGAGGTCGCATCTAAGATCGCTTATCCAGTTGTATATAATCAGCAAGGCAGTCAGTGGGAGCCGCACGACTGGAAATTATTGCAGCAAGTTAGAAAGACCACTAGTGAATACGGCCTTAAATCAGAGGCTGCTAAGCAGATAATCCAATGGATCTTTACTGCAGATGTTAACACTCCTGCTGACATCCGAAATTTAGGGAAATTGTCACTATCACCTTCGGAGAATCTGTTGTTTGTGGCGGTGGCACTACGACCCCCCCGCTGA